One Dethiosulfovibrio faecalis genomic region harbors:
- the fabD gene encoding ACP S-malonyltransferase: MSMKRFALLFPGQGAQSVGMGRDLYESFPLARRVFDEADEALGFSLSSIIFEGPEEKLTLTEFTQPALLTVSVAIFRALTEDKGILLTPDFVAGHSLGEYSALVASGTLSLADGVRLVNARGRLMQKAVPEGEGAMAAILGLEDSDVRGICSRFDGDKVCEAANFNSPGQVVISGDSESVAKAIEAAKEAGAKRAIPLNVSAPFHCRLMTDVADDLSREMERCGWSDSSYPLVANVSASPVTSVEDIRSGLYRQTYSPVRWVESMKCMSDAGVSTFLELGPGKVLAGLAKKCVKGSKTLSIGSAEDLDKVVDFLEEDK, encoded by the coding sequence ATGAGTATGAAGAGATTCGCGCTTTTGTTCCCCGGTCAGGGAGCTCAATCCGTCGGAATGGGCAGGGATCTTTACGAGAGTTTTCCCTTGGCTCGCAGGGTTTTCGACGAGGCCGACGAGGCTTTGGGTTTCTCTCTGAGTTCTATCATATTTGAAGGTCCCGAGGAAAAACTGACCTTGACGGAGTTCACCCAGCCAGCGTTGCTTACAGTTAGCGTGGCCATTTTCAGGGCCTTGACCGAGGACAAAGGAATACTTCTTACCCCCGATTTTGTGGCGGGGCACAGCTTGGGAGAGTATTCTGCCTTGGTCGCGTCGGGGACCCTCTCTTTAGCCGACGGCGTCCGGTTGGTCAACGCCAGAGGCCGTCTGATGCAAAAGGCTGTTCCAGAGGGAGAGGGAGCTATGGCTGCGATCCTCGGTTTGGAGGATTCGGATGTTCGGGGTATCTGTTCCCGATTCGACGGAGACAAGGTGTGCGAGGCGGCCAACTTCAACTCTCCTGGTCAGGTCGTGATATCCGGGGATTCCGAATCGGTGGCTAAAGCTATCGAAGCCGCCAAGGAGGCTGGGGCCAAGAGGGCTATCCCCTTGAACGTCAGTGCTCCGTTTCACTGTCGACTGATGACCGACGTGGCGGACGATCTCTCCAGGGAGATGGAACGTTGCGGTTGGTCCGATTCGTCCTATCCCCTGGTCGCGAACGTCTCCGCTTCGCCTGTTACCTCGGTGGAGGATATCAGATCTGGACTTTATCGACAGACCTACAGCCCGGTCCGGTGGGTGGAAAGCATGAAATGTATGTCCGATGCGGGGGTCTCCACCTTCCTAGAGCTCGGTCCTGGAAAGGTCTTGGCGGGGTTGGCGAAGAAATGCGTCAAGGGAAGCAAGACTCTCTCGATAGGTTCCGCCGAGGATTTGGATAAAGTCGTTGACTTTCTCGAGGAGGATAAATAA
- the plsX gene encoding phosphate acyltransferase PlsX yields MILALDAMGGDYGPAENCLGAVEACRKFPDLDIALVGDSDRIKMAVDSVESSIRGRLHIVSAEESISMDESPARAIRSKRRSSLRLAMEMVRSGEAGGCISAGNTGAIVAGGVLVVGRISGIDRPGLGVVLPTLEKPTLLIDVGATIRCKPLNLSQFAVMGSLFMKHMVGVNRPDVRLLSNGSEEIKGDEVISEARTMLVENSHIDFGGYIEGNGVPFGHADVVVCDGFSGNVMLKSFEGLGELALKILKNEVDKRILAKMGLVFFLPMLKDLQHRFDYQKFGGTPLLGVNGAVIKAHGRSKAPAITSALGVARDFVLKNGVSKIKEEITDLLPGEEDV; encoded by the coding sequence TTGATACTGGCGCTTGACGCAATGGGAGGGGACTACGGTCCCGCTGAGAACTGTCTTGGAGCCGTAGAGGCCTGTCGGAAATTTCCCGATCTCGATATAGCCCTGGTGGGTGACAGTGATCGGATAAAAATGGCTGTAGATTCGGTCGAGTCCTCCATAAGGGGTCGTCTGCACATAGTGAGTGCGGAGGAGTCCATATCCATGGACGAATCCCCCGCCAGGGCCATAAGATCTAAAAGACGTTCCAGTCTTCGCTTGGCCATGGAGATGGTCCGTTCCGGTGAGGCCGGAGGATGTATCTCCGCAGGCAATACCGGGGCCATAGTCGCCGGAGGGGTCCTGGTGGTAGGGAGGATATCCGGCATAGATCGTCCTGGGTTGGGCGTGGTCTTGCCCACACTGGAGAAGCCTACTCTTCTGATAGACGTAGGTGCGACCATTAGGTGCAAGCCCCTCAATCTGTCCCAGTTCGCCGTTATGGGATCCTTGTTCATGAAACATATGGTCGGAGTGAACCGACCTGACGTGAGGCTTCTCTCCAACGGTTCCGAGGAGATCAAGGGAGACGAGGTCATATCGGAAGCCAGGACAATGCTTGTGGAAAACTCCCATATCGATTTTGGCGGATATATAGAGGGAAACGGAGTTCCTTTCGGTCATGCCGATGTAGTCGTCTGTGATGGCTTTTCCGGCAACGTTATGTTGAAGTCCTTCGAGGGGCTTGGAGAGCTGGCCCTTAAGATCTTGAAAAACGAGGTTGATAAAAGGATCCTTGCCAAGATGGGGCTCGTGTTCTTTCTTCCGATGCTCAAGGATCTGCAGCATCGGTTCGACTATCAGAAGTTCGGCGGGACGCCTCTTTTGGGCGTCAACGGAGCGGTGATCAAGGCCCACGGTCGTTCCAAGGCCCCCGCCATAACGAGTGCCCTCGGCGTGGCCAGGGATTTTGTGTTGAAAAACGGAGTTAGTAAGATCAAAGAGGAGATAACCGATCTCCTGCCTGGAGAGGAGGACGTTTAA
- the fabG gene encoding 3-oxoacyl-[acyl-carrier-protein] reductase — protein MPENGRVALITGGSRGIGKAIALELASRDLRVVVNYRSSSKAADEVVKTISDLGGEAIAVRADVSDPDQVKELFKIVSTEFGSVDILVNNAGITRDGLLMRMKESDWDAVIDGNLKSAYLCSKEGVKGMAKGRWGRIVNMASVVGLIGNPGQANYCASKAGIIGLTKSIAREYAQRGITVNAVAPGFIATDMTDVLPESVKEEMLKSVPAGRAGTVEDVAKAVAFLVSEDASYINGQVIAVDGGMTMV, from the coding sequence ATGCCCGAGAACGGCAGAGTTGCCTTGATTACCGGTGGTTCCAGGGGAATAGGAAAAGCCATCGCTCTGGAGCTTGCTTCTAGAGATCTAAGAGTAGTGGTGAACTACAGAAGCTCATCCAAGGCGGCCGACGAGGTAGTAAAAACCATATCCGACCTGGGAGGAGAGGCTATAGCCGTCAGAGCCGATGTTTCCGATCCCGATCAGGTAAAGGAGCTCTTCAAGATAGTCTCTACAGAGTTCGGTTCAGTGGATATACTGGTGAACAACGCCGGAATAACCAGAGACGGCCTCCTCATGAGGATGAAGGAATCCGATTGGGACGCAGTCATAGACGGAAACCTTAAGTCCGCATATCTTTGTTCCAAAGAAGGAGTCAAGGGAATGGCGAAAGGACGCTGGGGGCGTATAGTGAACATGGCCTCGGTGGTTGGACTTATAGGCAACCCTGGACAGGCTAATTATTGTGCCTCGAAGGCGGGTATAATAGGCTTGACCAAGAGCATAGCAAGAGAGTACGCTCAGAGAGGAATAACGGTCAACGCCGTGGCTCCCGGATTCATCGCCACCGATATGACCGATGTCCTTCCGGAGTCGGTGAAAGAGGAAATGTTGAAATCCGTGCCAGCCGGTCGTGCCGGGACAGTCGAGGACGTCGCCAAGGCGGTGGCTTTCCTGGTCTCGGAAGATGCCTCGTATATCAATGGTCAGGTCATAGCCGTCGATGGCGGAATGACCATGGTTTGA
- a CDS encoding acetate/propionate family kinase: MKVLVINCGSSSLKYQLFDMETENALAKGLVERIGIEGSRIKHTKAGQDAVVTETAIPDHKVAVKLVLDALLDGEHGVLSSLDELSAVGHRVVHAGEKFACSVRLDDAVMAALKECIPLAPLHNPANITGIEAITSVLPDVPQVGVFDTAFHQTMPKHAYMYGVPYRYYEDYKVRRYGFHGTSHFFVANRCAEIMERPIEELKIITCHLGNGSSITAVKDGICVDTSMGFTPLAGVLMGTRCGDIDPSIVKFIADKEGSVDKADTILNKESGVHGVSGISSDLRDIEDGMERGDERATLTFEMLSYSITKYIGAYAAAMGGVDAIVFTAGIGENCKAIRETVTESLGFLGASVDKSKNDFRGEERVISSDDSKVKVMVIPTNEELVIAKDTKKLVSC; encoded by the coding sequence ATGAAAGTTCTGGTTATCAACTGCGGTAGTTCTTCACTCAAATATCAGCTTTTCGATATGGAGACCGAAAACGCTCTCGCCAAGGGATTGGTGGAGAGGATCGGTATAGAGGGCTCCAGGATCAAACATACCAAGGCAGGGCAGGACGCCGTGGTTACCGAGACCGCTATACCGGATCACAAGGTTGCGGTGAAGCTCGTGCTGGACGCTCTTCTCGACGGGGAGCACGGAGTGCTTTCCAGCCTGGACGAGCTCAGCGCCGTGGGGCATCGAGTCGTTCATGCCGGAGAAAAGTTTGCCTGTTCCGTCCGTCTGGATGACGCGGTCATGGCTGCGCTCAAGGAGTGTATCCCTCTGGCCCCTCTGCACAACCCGGCCAACATCACCGGCATAGAGGCTATCACCTCGGTGCTTCCCGACGTTCCTCAGGTTGGGGTTTTCGATACGGCCTTCCACCAGACTATGCCCAAGCACGCCTATATGTACGGTGTGCCTTATCGTTATTACGAGGACTACAAGGTCCGTCGCTACGGCTTCCACGGCACCAGTCACTTCTTCGTGGCCAACCGCTGCGCTGAGATCATGGAGCGTCCCATCGAAGAACTCAAGATCATCACCTGCCACCTCGGGAACGGCAGCTCCATCACCGCCGTCAAGGACGGAATCTGCGTCGATACGTCCATGGGATTCACCCCTCTTGCTGGGGTTCTCATGGGGACCCGCTGCGGTGATATCGATCCATCCATAGTCAAATTCATCGCCGATAAGGAAGGATCTGTGGACAAGGCCGACACGATCCTCAACAAAGAGAGCGGGGTTCATGGCGTTTCCGGTATCAGCAGCGACCTTAGAGATATCGAGGATGGCATGGAGAGGGGAGACGAAAGGGCTACCTTGACCTTTGAGATGCTTTCCTACAGTATAACTAAGTACATAGGTGCCTACGCCGCCGCCATGGGAGGCGTGGACGCCATAGTGTTCACCGCCGGTATCGGAGAGAACTGCAAGGCCATAAGAGAGACCGTCACCGAGAGCCTAGGTTTCCTGGGCGCCTCGGTGGACAAGAGCAAGAACGATTTCAGAGGCGAGGAAAGGGTCATCAGCTCCGACGACTCTAAAGTCAAGGTCATGGTGATACCCACCAACGAGGAACTCGTTATAGCGAAAGACACCAAAAAACTGGTGTCCTGTTAA
- a CDS encoding 3-oxoacyl-ACP synthase III family protein: MALLQGHPVRLVATGMAVPERVMDNEELARMVDTSNEWILERTGIRERRIASKDENASDLAIAACRQAIDRSGVDVESIDMVVVATNSPDTLFPSVAARVQGAIGASKAGAFDVQSGCTGSVYSLSVASSGIASGLWNRVLVCGVEVLSRLIDWEDRTTCVLFGDGAGAVILEAGEKGDPGVIVCDMKSDGTKWDYITLPGGLSSLPASSDTLAEKKHFVSMKGNDVFKFTQRVLPGYLKDVCSDAGISPSDIDRWIFHQANLRIMEGVLKRLGVSDDRAINNLERYGNTSAASVFLALNEAYEGGRITCNSGQKVLITSFGAGMTYGAFIYEA; the protein is encoded by the coding sequence ATGGCGTTACTTCAGGGACACCCCGTCCGTCTGGTGGCAACCGGGATGGCGGTTCCAGAGAGAGTGATGGATAACGAAGAACTGGCGAGGATGGTCGATACCAGCAACGAATGGATCTTGGAGAGGACCGGCATAAGGGAGCGCAGAATAGCTTCCAAGGACGAAAATGCCAGCGATCTGGCCATCGCTGCCTGTAGACAGGCTATCGATAGATCCGGAGTGGACGTCGAGTCCATAGACATGGTGGTAGTCGCCACCAACTCCCCGGACACCCTTTTCCCCAGCGTAGCTGCCAGGGTACAGGGAGCCATAGGCGCGTCCAAGGCAGGGGCTTTCGACGTCCAGTCCGGATGTACCGGTTCCGTCTATTCCCTATCCGTGGCTTCTTCCGGAATAGCTTCCGGCCTTTGGAACAGGGTGTTGGTGTGCGGTGTAGAGGTTTTATCCAGACTGATAGACTGGGAGGATCGGACCACCTGCGTGCTCTTCGGAGACGGAGCCGGAGCGGTGATACTGGAAGCGGGAGAAAAGGGAGATCCTGGAGTTATAGTTTGCGATATGAAGTCCGACGGGACCAAATGGGACTATATCACCCTTCCTGGAGGGCTGTCCTCCCTCCCTGCCAGCAGCGATACTTTGGCGGAAAAAAAACATTTCGTATCGATGAAGGGTAATGACGTTTTTAAGTTTACCCAGAGAGTTCTTCCAGGATATCTGAAGGACGTATGTTCCGATGCCGGCATATCCCCCTCCGATATCGATCGTTGGATATTTCATCAGGCAAACCTCAGGATCATGGAGGGAGTCCTCAAACGGCTCGGGGTCTCGGATGACAGGGCGATCAATAACCTGGAAAGGTATGGAAATACCTCTGCTGCCTCGGTTTTTCTGGCTCTGAATGAAGCCTACGAGGGTGGACGTATAACCTGTAACAGCGGACAGAAGGTGTTGATTACCAGTTTCGGTGCCGGAATGACCTACGGTGCCTTTATATACGAGGCGTGA
- the fapR gene encoding transcription factor FapR yields MARSINRKMRHERLSQLIRQNPLLSDEELALALDVSVSTVRLDRTLLGVPELRERTRRMAEQATSKLRSLKQEEFIGELLELEPNRWALSVLKTRQEMAFRHTEYVWDHYIYAQASSLAIAVVGADMVIVGSIRGRFKAPAKVGDVLMARAKVGVHKGNKYIVSVRTRVGEKEIFVGRYIVVALDSEAERKVRGERLDTGA; encoded by the coding sequence GTGGCACGTTCGATAAACCGTAAGATGCGACACGAACGGCTGTCTCAGCTCATAAGACAGAATCCTCTTTTGTCCGACGAAGAGCTGGCCTTGGCTTTGGATGTCAGCGTAAGCACCGTTCGTCTCGATAGAACCCTTCTGGGGGTTCCGGAACTCAGAGAGAGAACCAGACGGATGGCGGAGCAGGCTACTAGCAAGTTGAGATCTCTCAAACAGGAGGAGTTCATCGGAGAGCTACTGGAGCTCGAACCGAATCGTTGGGCTCTTTCGGTCCTGAAGACCAGACAGGAGATGGCCTTCAGACACACGGAATATGTCTGGGACCATTACATCTACGCTCAGGCCTCATCTTTGGCCATAGCCGTGGTCGGAGCCGATATGGTCATCGTTGGATCCATCAGAGGTAGATTCAAGGCCCCCGCAAAGGTGGGGGATGTCCTTATGGCAAGGGCCAAGGTGGGTGTCCATAAGGGAAATAAATACATAGTCAGCGTCAGAACCAGGGTCGGCGAGAAAGAAATTTTCGTTGGTCGATATATCGTCGTGGCGCTAGATTCAGAGGCTGAGAGAAAGGTAAGAGGTGAGAGGCTTGATACTGGCGCTTGA
- the rpmF gene encoding 50S ribosomal protein L32 — protein MATPKSRVSHRRTHNRKAQWLGRLETPGLTACPHCGETIQNYHACPECGYYRGRKAIEVAADKEA, from the coding sequence ATGGCAACTCCAAAGTCAAGGGTATCTCATCGCAGGACTCATAACAGGAAGGCTCAGTGGCTTGGACGTCTCGAGACGCCAGGTCTGACGGCCTGTCCTCACTGTGGCGAGACTATCCAGAACTACCATGCCTGTCCCGAGTGCGGTTATTACAGAGGCCGTAAGGCTATCGAGGTCGCAGCGGACAAGGAAGCCTAA
- the fabK gene encoding enoyl-[acyl-carrier-protein] reductase FabK has protein sequence MRLGKRVTELLGIDYPVVQGGMAWVAEAELAAAVSNGGGLGIVAAASMPPELLDRELKKVRTLTDRPFGVNIMLMSPTASDAIEVAAANRVPVATTGAGSPGKVLERLKPLGTKVVPVVPTTALARRVERQGADAVIVEGCEAGGHIGELTTMVATPLVVDAVDIPVITAGGIADGRGMAAAFALGAEGVQIGTRFVCASECRVHENYKLAILNAKDRSSAVTGRPTGHPVRCIRNKLTSQFDHMEISGASVEDIEALGAGKLRAAVVDGDVDFGSVMAGQIAAMVSRIQPASEIIEEICREAEEVLSRLGSTK, from the coding sequence ATGAGACTTGGTAAAAGGGTTACCGAGCTTCTTGGAATTGACTATCCCGTAGTCCAGGGTGGAATGGCCTGGGTTGCCGAGGCCGAGTTGGCCGCTGCCGTAAGCAACGGTGGAGGGCTCGGTATCGTCGCTGCGGCCAGTATGCCTCCGGAGCTTCTGGACAGGGAGCTTAAAAAGGTTCGCACCCTTACCGATCGTCCTTTCGGGGTCAATATAATGTTGATGTCTCCCACCGCGTCGGATGCCATAGAGGTGGCGGCTGCGAATCGAGTCCCTGTTGCCACCACTGGGGCGGGGAGTCCGGGAAAGGTCTTGGAACGCCTGAAGCCGTTGGGGACGAAGGTAGTTCCGGTGGTGCCTACGACCGCTTTGGCTCGGAGAGTAGAGAGACAGGGAGCCGACGCCGTGATAGTCGAGGGATGCGAAGCTGGAGGCCACATAGGAGAGCTGACCACGATGGTGGCGACTCCTTTGGTGGTAGACGCGGTAGATATACCTGTAATAACCGCCGGAGGAATAGCCGACGGAAGAGGCATGGCCGCAGCCTTTGCCCTCGGAGCCGAGGGAGTTCAGATTGGAACTCGTTTCGTCTGTGCTTCCGAGTGCAGGGTTCACGAAAACTACAAGCTCGCCATCTTAAACGCCAAGGACAGAAGCTCCGCTGTGACGGGACGTCCTACCGGACATCCGGTTAGATGTATAAGAAACAAACTAACCTCCCAGTTTGACCACATGGAGATATCCGGTGCGTCCGTCGAGGATATCGAGGCACTGGGTGCCGGTAAGCTTAGAGCAGCTGTGGTAGATGGGGACGTCGATTTTGGATCGGTCATGGCCGGTCAGATCGCCGCCATGGTATCTAGGATACAGCCGGCGTCCGAGATAATCGAGGAGATATGTAGAGAGGCCGAGGAGGTCCTATCTAGACTGGGATCGACGAAATAA
- a CDS encoding YceD family protein — MSPVEISARTVRNDGAVRISLQLSFRVETECSRCLSSLEVAIDENFEYCYVSQPDEEETEDVELDEVIKSLPQIGKTIDISGDLWECFVVSMPLYPVCPEGCDPIGPSTTRKEGEAADPRFQILADTFGSSSGKGGKIDGNSKVKGISSQDS, encoded by the coding sequence GTGTCCCCCGTCGAAATTTCGGCTAGGACGGTACGGAACGATGGAGCGGTCAGGATATCTCTCCAGCTCTCTTTTAGGGTTGAAACGGAATGTTCTCGTTGTCTCTCTTCTCTGGAGGTTGCAATAGACGAGAATTTCGAGTATTGTTATGTGTCGCAGCCCGACGAAGAAGAGACGGAGGATGTCGAACTTGACGAGGTGATAAAATCGTTACCTCAGATCGGAAAAACCATCGACATCTCCGGTGACCTTTGGGAGTGTTTCGTCGTCTCCATGCCCCTTTATCCGGTTTGTCCCGAGGGGTGTGATCCGATTGGGCCGAGCACTACGAGGAAAGAGGGAGAGGCGGCGGATCCCCGATTCCAAATTTTAGCCGATACATTCGGCAGCTCTTCAGGTAAAGGAGGGAAAATCGATGGCAACTCCAAAGTCAAGGGTATCTCATCGCAGGACTCATAA
- the fabF gene encoding beta-ketoacyl-ACP synthase II — MKDRRVVITGLGVVSPIANGREAYWQALKEGKNGVGAITCFDASEFSVQVGAEVKDFDPTQWLPKKEAKRADRVIQFAVAASDMAMEDAGLKAEDLDSNRFGVYIGSGQGGIETCFDSFQTMMTKGPKRVSPFFIPMMIGNMSAAYVAIRHQAKGPNMCVVTACATSIHSIGEATRTIERGDADVMLCGGTEAALRSICVAGFAAMKALSTRNDEPERASRPFDKDRDGFVIGEGAGVLVLETLESAKARGAHIYGEVVGYGSTCDAGHITAPDPEGKGASRAMKIAIDQAGWSVDQVDLINAHGTSTPLNDKVESIAIRNLFGEAADRVMINSTKSMIGHCLGAAGALETVAALQSVEEGIVHPTLNLDEKDPDCDVNVITETTEAKVDRFLVNSFGFGGHNGVLAIQRFID, encoded by the coding sequence TTGAAAGACAGACGAGTCGTTATCACCGGGCTAGGGGTCGTCAGTCCCATAGCCAATGGTAGAGAGGCATATTGGCAGGCTCTTAAAGAGGGAAAAAACGGCGTTGGCGCTATAACGTGCTTCGATGCCTCGGAGTTCTCGGTTCAGGTCGGAGCGGAGGTAAAGGATTTTGATCCGACCCAGTGGCTTCCCAAGAAGGAGGCTAAAAGGGCCGACAGGGTCATCCAGTTCGCCGTGGCTGCTTCGGATATGGCCATGGAAGATGCCGGTCTCAAAGCGGAGGACCTTGACTCCAATAGATTCGGCGTTTATATCGGTTCCGGACAGGGTGGAATCGAAACCTGTTTCGATAGTTTCCAGACGATGATGACCAAGGGACCCAAGAGGGTCAGTCCTTTCTTCATCCCCATGATGATAGGAAATATGTCCGCCGCATACGTGGCCATCAGGCATCAGGCCAAAGGTCCAAATATGTGCGTCGTGACCGCTTGTGCTACCTCGATACACAGTATCGGAGAGGCTACCAGGACTATAGAGAGAGGCGACGCGGACGTCATGCTCTGTGGCGGAACCGAGGCCGCCCTTCGCTCTATCTGCGTGGCAGGTTTCGCAGCCATGAAGGCTCTCTCCACGAGAAACGACGAGCCCGAGAGGGCAAGCCGTCCTTTCGACAAGGACAGGGACGGTTTCGTCATCGGAGAGGGTGCGGGGGTTCTGGTCCTGGAGACCCTCGAGAGCGCCAAGGCCAGAGGGGCCCATATCTATGGCGAGGTAGTCGGCTACGGTTCTACCTGCGATGCTGGCCATATAACAGCCCCGGATCCGGAGGGGAAAGGAGCCTCAAGGGCTATGAAGATAGCTATAGACCAGGCCGGTTGGTCCGTCGACCAGGTCGATCTGATAAACGCTCACGGAACCTCGACCCCCCTCAACGACAAGGTCGAGTCCATCGCCATAAGAAACCTGTTCGGCGAGGCCGCCGATCGTGTCATGATCAACTCCACTAAGTCCATGATAGGTCATTGCCTCGGAGCGGCGGGAGCTCTAGAGACAGTAGCTGCCCTTCAGTCCGTGGAGGAAGGTATCGTACATCCGACCCTTAACCTCGACGAGAAGGATCCGGATTGCGACGTAAACGTCATAACCGAGACTACCGAGGCCAAGGTGGACAGGTTCTTGGTCAACAGCTTCGGTTTCGGCGGACACAACGGCGTCCTGGCTATCCAGCGTTTCATCGATTGA
- the acpP gene encoding acyl carrier protein, whose product MKRDEVLARLKEIIIDRLDVEEEQIKPEASFVEDLGADSLDIVELIMGIEEEFDIEIPDEDAEKLTSVGEAIDYASNKLGIEG is encoded by the coding sequence ATGAAGAGAGATGAAGTACTTGCCCGCCTTAAGGAGATCATCATAGATCGTCTTGATGTGGAGGAGGAGCAGATTAAACCCGAGGCCTCCTTTGTCGAGGACCTGGGGGCTGACTCCCTCGACATCGTCGAGCTCATCATGGGAATCGAGGAGGAGTTCGACATCGAGATCCCCGATGAGGACGCGGAGAAACTCACCAGTGTCGGTGAAGCTATCGACTACGCCAGCAACAAGCTCGGAATCGAGGGGTAG